In Hydra vulgaris chromosome 06, alternate assembly HydraT2T_AEP, a genomic segment contains:
- the LOC100197138 gene encoding procathepsin L, which translates to MKVFCALLLLGVTLAHIIERPEGDESWIRWKMAHNKAYSHDGEETVRYAIWKDNERRIREHNLKGSDFLLEMNQFGDMTNNEFKAFNGYLSHKHDSGSTFLTPNSFVAPDTVDWRNEGYVTPVKDQGQCGSCWAFSTTGSLEGQNFKKTGKLVSLSEQNLVDCSTAYGNNGCNGGLMDNAFTYIKENNGIDSEASYPYTAEDGKCAFKKASVAATDTGFVDIPEGDENKLKDAVASVGPISVAIDASHFSFQFYRKGVYNEASCSSTELDHGVLVVGYGTESGKDYWLVKNSWNTSWGDKGYIKMSRNAKNQCGIATNASYPLV; encoded by the exons ATGAAGGTTTTCTGCGCATTATTGTTGTTGGGTGTGACTCTTGCTCATATAATTGAAAGGCCTGAAGGAGATGAATCTTGGATTCGATGGAAAATGGCTCACAACAAAGCATATAGTCATGATGGCGAAGAAACTGTTCGATACGCAATCTGGAAAGATAACGAGAGACGTATTAGGGAACACAATTTGAAAGGCAGTGATTTTCTTTTGGAGATGAACCAGTTTGGTGACATGACAAATAACGAGTTCAAAGCATTTAATGGTTATCTCTCTCACAAACATGATAGTGGTTCAACATTTTTAACTCCGAACAGTTTTGTTGCTCCCGATACAGTTGATTGGAGAAACGAAGGATACGTTACCCCAGTTAAAGACCAAGGTCAATGTGGTTCATGCTGGGCATTCAGTAcc ACTGGATCACTTGAAggacaaaactttaaaaagactgGTAAACTTGTTAGTCTCAGTGAACAAAATCTAGTAGACTGTTCTACTGCCTACGGCAACAATGGGTGCAACGGTGGTTTGATGGATAATGCCTTTAcctatattaaagaaaataacgGCATCGACTCTGAAGCTTCTTATCCATATACTGCAGAG gacGGAAAGTGCGCTTTCAAAAAAGCATCTGTTGCTGCAACTGATACAGGGTTTGTAGATATACCTGAAGGAGATGAAAACAAGTTAAAGGATGCAGTTGCCTCTGTTGGACCTATCTCTGTTGCAATTGATGCTAGCCACTTTTCATTCCAATTTTACAGAAAGGGAGTCTATAATGAAGCAAGTTGCAGTTCAACAGAATTAGACCACGGTGTATTAGTTGTCGGGTATGGCACTGAATCTGGCAAAGATTATTGGCTAGTAAAAAACAG cTGGAATACATCATGGGGAGATAAGGGTTATATTAAAATGAGTAGAAACGCAAAAAACCAATGTGGAATTGCAACCAACGCTAGCTATCCATtagtttga